GTGTCGGCCGTGGCGCGCTCGGGCCGCGAGGCGCTCGCCGCGGTGGCGGCGTTCGCCGACGGCGACCTGCGGCCCCCCGAACTCGCGTTGATCGACCCGGCGCTCGGCGGTGAGGTTTCGGGCGCCGCGGCCGCCGGGCGGCTGCGCCGCCGCTTCGGCATCCCCGTGATCTTCGTGAGCGACGGCGACCTGCCGGCACGCGTCGCGCGTGCCGCCCGGGCCAGCGATCCGGCGGGCTACGTGCCGAGACCGGTGGCGCCGTGGCACCTGCGGGCGACCATCGACGCCGCCCTGGCGCAGCACCGCCGCGAAACGAAGCTGGCCGAGCGGGCGCGCTTGCTCGCGCGCGAACGCGCTGCGCTCAAGCGGCGCGTTACGACGCTTCACGATCGCAGCACGAAGACCGAGGCCGAGTTGCGCGACCAGGTGGAGGCGTTCCGGAGCCAGTCCACGCTGCTGCGCACGGTGGTGGACAGCATGGGCGACGGACTGATCGTGGCCGACCGCGAAGGCAGGTACCTGCTCACCAATCCGGAGATGGAGCGCCTGGTCGGCATGTACCGGCCCGGCTCCGACCTGTTGCGGCGATCGCAGACCTACGGCCTGTACTACCCGGACGGCAAGACCCTGATCCCATCGGAACGGCTGCCGCTGGCGCGCGCCCTGAATCATGGCGAGTCGACGGACAACTTCGACGTGCTCATCCGCAACGCGGGACATCCGAAAGGAATCCGGGTGAGCATCAACGGGCGGCCGCTGTACGACGCGGACGGCGCACTGCGCGGCGGCGTGATCGTGTTCCGCGACGTGACCCGCATCCGGGAAACGGAGCGCGAGGTGGTAGAGTCCGCGCGCCGCATGGCGGAGCAGAGCCGCGCCATGCAGACCGTGATCGACAGCATCAGCGACGGCGTGGTGGCCGCCGACGCCGCCGGCAGGCTGACGCTGTTCAATCCGAGCGCGGAACGCATTCTGGGTCTGGGAAAGACCGATGTGCCGCCCGAGCGGCGCGCCGAACGATACGGCGTCTACTACCCCGATGGGGCGACGCCGGTGCCGGCGGACGACCTGCCGCTGACGCGCGCCTCGCGCGGCGAGTCGTCGGACGGCGAGGAGTTCTTCGTGCGCAATTCGCGCGTCCCGCACGGCGTCTTCGTCAGCGTCAGCGGCCGGCCGTTGCGCGACAGCGCCGGCGCGCTGGTCGGCGGCGTGGTCGTGTTGCGCGACGTGACCGAGCAGGTCCAGGCACACCAGACGCTGATGCAGGCGTTCGCCCAGGGGCGGTTGGAAGTGGTCGACACCATCGTCCACAACATTGGCAACGCGATCAACAGCGTCGCGATCGGCGTCGGCACCATCGGGCACGAGCTGGAACGGAACCGCGAGTTGCGCCGCTTCCAGGCCCTTGCGCATGCCCTGGAGCAGCACCGGGACGACTGGCTCGCGTACCTGCGGACGGATCCGCAGGGGCGGCGGGTGGTGCCGTTCATCCTCGCGCTCGCCACCGACTTCGAGGCCCGGAACAGGCGGTTGACCGACACCGTGGATCGGGTGCGCGGCCGCGTGGCGCACATCGTCGACCTGATCAGAACGCAGAAGTCGTTCGACCGCCAGAGCATGACGAGCAAGCTCATCGACCTGCGCCAGTCGATCGCCGATGCGGTCAAGGTGTTGGCCGAGTCGTGCGCGGCGCGCGGCATCGCGGTGGAGATCGACTGCGCACGCGCTCCCCGTGAACTGTGGATCCAGGAGAGCAGGTTCCACCAGATGCTGGTCAACCTGGTGAAGAACGCGATCGAGGCGATCGACGCGCTGGCCGCGGCCGGCGGCGGCGCTGCTGCGAGCGGCCCGCCCCGCGTCCGCATCGCCTGCTACCCGCGGGACGAGTTCCTGGTTATCGACGTGATCGACAACGGCATCGGCATCGGCGAGCAGCGCCACCGGCTGATCTTCACCGCCGGCTACTCCACCAAGGAAAGCGGCAGCGGACTCGGTCTGCACTCGGCGGCCAACTTCGTGATCGGCTCCGGCGGCCGCATCCAGGCAATGAGCGACGGCCACGGGACGGGAACGACGATCCGCGTGATGCTGCGCCGCGCGGCGGCGTCCGAACAGCGGGCGCAGGCGGAACGGGCCGGGGCACCCGCGCCGGCGGGCCACTGGTTCGCGCCCTCGTCCTCCGGTTGAGCCGCCGATTCACCGGCCGGCGGCGGCGTTGCCGGCGACCTCCGCAGCCAACCCGTACCTGTTCAGCTTGCGGTGCAGCGTCGCGCGATTGATGCCCAGGGCGCGCGCCGCGCGCGTCACGTTGCCGTCCGCCGCCGCCAGCGCCCGCTGCACCGCCCGGCGCTCCACCTCCGCCAGCGGCGCCACCTGCGCCAGCACGCCGGGTTGCCCGCCCGCTTCCGGTTCCGTGCCCGTTGCGGGCTGCGTGCCCGTTGCGGACTCAGGCCGCACCGCCTCCAGGCCCGCCGGCAGGTCGGCCGCCTCGATCACGCCGCCGCCCGCCATCATCGCGGCGCGCTCGATCACCCCCTGCAGCTCGCGCACGTTGCCCGGCCAGTGGTGCGCCAGCAGCAGCCGCAGCGCGCCCGGACTGATGCTCTTCACCGCCTCCCCCGCGCGCCCGGCGTACTGCTCCAGGAAGTGGTCCACCAGTTGCGGCACGTCCTCGCGCCGCTCCCGCAGCGGCGGCAGCTCGATCGGGAACACCGCCAGCCGGTAGTACAGGTCGGCGCGAAACGCGCCCGACCGCAGCGCCGCGTCCAGGTCCCGGTTGGTGGCCGCGATCACCTGCACGTCCACCGGGATCATCACCGCGCCGCCGACCCGCTGCAGCTCGCGCTCCTGCAGCACGCGCAGCAGCCGCGCCTGCAGCTCCGGCTTCATGTCCGCGATCTCGTCCAGCAGGATGGTGCCCCCGTGCGCCCGTTCGAAGCACCCCCGGCGGACGTGCATCGCCCCCGTGAACGCCCCCTGCTCGTGCCCGAACAGCTCGCTCTCGATCAGCCCGTCCGGCACCGCCGCGCAGTTGACCGCCAGGAACGGACCCTTGCCGCGGCGCCCGTTGGCGTGCAGCGCCCGTGCCACCAGC
The Spirochaetaceae bacterium genome window above contains:
- a CDS encoding PAS domain S-box protein, which translates into the protein VSAVARSGREALAAVAAFADGDLRPPELALIDPALGGEVSGAAAAGRLRRRFGIPVIFVSDGDLPARVARAARASDPAGYVPRPVAPWHLRATIDAALAQHRRETKLAERARLLARERAALKRRVTTLHDRSTKTEAELRDQVEAFRSQSTLLRTVVDSMGDGLIVADREGRYLLTNPEMERLVGMYRPGSDLLRRSQTYGLYYPDGKTLIPSERLPLARALNHGESTDNFDVLIRNAGHPKGIRVSINGRPLYDADGALRGGVIVFRDVTRIRETEREVVESARRMAEQSRAMQTVIDSISDGVVAADAAGRLTLFNPSAERILGLGKTDVPPERRAERYGVYYPDGATPVPADDLPLTRASRGESSDGEEFFVRNSRVPHGVFVSVSGRPLRDSAGALVGGVVVLRDVTEQVQAHQTLMQAFAQGRLEVVDTIVHNIGNAINSVAIGVGTIGHELERNRELRRFQALAHALEQHRDDWLAYLRTDPQGRRVVPFILALATDFEARNRRLTDTVDRVRGRVAHIVDLIRTQKSFDRQSMTSKLIDLRQSIADAVKVLAESCAARGIAVEIDCARAPRELWIQESRFHQMLVNLVKNAIEAIDALAAAGGGAAASGPPRVRIACYPRDEFLVIDVIDNGIGIGEQRHRLIFTAGYSTKESGSGLGLHSAANFVIGSGGRIQAMSDGHGTGTTIRVMLRRAAASEQRAQAERAGAPAPAGHWFAPSSSG